From a single Nostoc sp. MS1 genomic region:
- a CDS encoding transposase translates to MGLFPPGKGGGEGVKYGHKGKGILIHTLTDGNGMPLANRTTPANGSETDQVIPLLDSVKVKTNRPGRPRKRVKVLAADKGYDSKDKRAALRKRGIRPQLPRACLEESKKSG, encoded by the coding sequence ATGGGTCTTTTTCCCCCTGGCAAAGGTGGCGGTGAAGGCGTTAAGTACGGTCATAAAGGTAAGGGAATTTTAATACACACCTTAACTGATGGTAATGGTATGCCCTTGGCTAATCGCACAACTCCAGCCAACGGTAGTGAAACAGATCAAGTGATACCACTGTTAGATAGTGTCAAAGTTAAAACGAATAGACCCGGTAGACCTCGTAAACGTGTTAAAGTTCTGGCTGCTGACAAAGGCTATGATTCCAAGGACAAACGGGCTGCATTGCGTAAACGTGGAATCAGACCTCAATTGCCGCGCGCGTGTTTGGAAGAATCGAAAAAATCGGGGTAG
- a CDS encoding transposase, producing the protein MAGKFEGLSDMEWKLFEDIFPKEPENRGRGMPHAPFRHVLNTLLYILITGCRWCDAPTGEIWASKSAAHRWLQRWETDGTLESLQARILGIAEERSLINWNYGAVDGSFSPWQRWR; encoded by the coding sequence ATGGCGGGGAAATTTGAAGGGTTAAGTGATATGGAGTGGAAGTTGTTTGAAGATATATTCCCCAAGGAACCAGAAAACAGAGGAAGGGGAATGCCTCATGCACCATTTCGTCATGTACTGAACACGTTATTGTATATATTGATAACAGGATGCCGTTGGTGTGATGCTCCCACAGGAGAAATCTGGGCATCAAAAAGTGCAGCGCACAGATGGTTGCAACGTTGGGAAACGGACGGAACTTTGGAAAGTTTACAAGCAAGGATACTAGGAATTGCAGAGGAAAGAAGCCTAATCAACTGGAATTACGGTGCTGTTGATGGGTCTTTTTCCCCCTGGCAAAGGTGGCGGTGA
- the hcp gene encoding hydroxylamine reductase — MFCNQCEQTTRGDVCHLWGACGKSPEVDALQDLLVHCLRGLSQVALQAKSLRLDTRQTDEFTCEMLFSTLTNVNFSTSDFISFVNRAIALRESLKLQIQATGNAVIQSEINSFQPASNTQQQIQQGKDLEFEFISQSAKNVDIFSLKLTVLYGLKGVAAYAFHALELDQHNEGLYVFFHEVLANLDAQDKSLQDWLDLTLKVGQMNLKAMELLDAGNTETFGHPTPTTVLLGHIVGKAILVSGHDLLALKAVLEQTVGTGIKVYTHGELLPAHGYPKLKQTYTHLYGHYGTAWQNQTHEFERFPGAIVMTTNCLMPPHETYKDKVFTLGPVGYPGLQHISIRDISPIIQKALELPGFTEESEQKTVTTGFARNAVLGVADTVINTVKQGDIRHFFLVGGCDGAKPGRNYYSDLVEQMPNDCVVLTLGCGKFRFFDQNLGDIGGIPRLIDIGQ, encoded by the coding sequence ATGTTCTGTAACCAGTGTGAACAAACCACCCGTGGCGATGTCTGTCATCTATGGGGAGCCTGCGGTAAAAGTCCAGAAGTTGATGCTTTGCAAGATTTACTAGTACATTGTTTACGCGGACTCTCCCAAGTAGCGCTACAAGCAAAATCTCTAAGACTTGATACTCGCCAGACAGATGAGTTCACCTGTGAGATGCTATTCTCCACACTCACAAACGTCAACTTTTCCACATCTGATTTTATTAGCTTTGTCAATCGTGCGATCGCCTTACGCGAAAGTCTCAAGTTACAAATTCAAGCTACAGGTAACGCCGTCATCCAGTCAGAGATTAACTCTTTTCAACCTGCAAGTAATACACAACAACAAATACAGCAAGGAAAAGACCTAGAATTTGAATTTATCAGCCAATCTGCTAAAAATGTTGATATTTTCTCACTCAAGCTCACCGTATTATATGGACTTAAAGGCGTAGCTGCTTACGCTTTCCATGCCTTAGAACTCGACCAGCATAATGAAGGCTTGTATGTATTTTTCCATGAAGTCTTAGCAAATCTCGATGCCCAAGACAAGAGTTTACAAGACTGGCTCGATTTAACTTTAAAAGTTGGGCAAATGAACCTCAAAGCGATGGAATTACTTGATGCAGGTAATACCGAAACCTTTGGACATCCTACCCCAACAACTGTTCTCCTTGGTCATATAGTAGGTAAAGCCATCCTCGTTTCAGGACATGATTTACTCGCCTTAAAAGCCGTCCTCGAACAAACAGTCGGAACCGGAATCAAAGTATACACCCACGGCGAACTCCTCCCCGCACATGGCTATCCCAAGCTGAAACAGACTTACACACACCTTTACGGACACTACGGTACAGCATGGCAAAATCAAACCCATGAATTTGAACGCTTTCCAGGTGCGATCGTCATGACTACTAATTGTCTCATGCCGCCCCATGAAACTTACAAAGACAAGGTATTTACTTTAGGGCCTGTGGGTTATCCTGGTTTGCAACATATCAGCATCCGCGACATTTCCCCAATTATCCAGAAAGCATTAGAACTCCCTGGTTTTACAGAAGAAAGTGAACAAAAAACAGTAACTACAGGCTTCGCCAGAAATGCCGTTCTAGGTGTAGCTGACACTGTAATTAATACTGTCAAACAAGGTGATATTCGCCACTTCTTTCTAGTTGGTGGTTGTGATGGCGCGAAACCAGGACGCAATTACTACAGCGATTTAGTAGAACAAATGCCTAATGATTGTGTAGTCTTAACTTTAGGCTGTGGCAAATTCCGCTTCTTTGATCAGAATTTAGGCGATATCGGTGGTATTCCTCGCTTAATTGATATTGGACAATGA